The following proteins are encoded in a genomic region of Cryptomeria japonica chromosome 11, Sugi_1.0, whole genome shotgun sequence:
- the LOC131065345 gene encoding UDP-glycosyltransferase 91D2-like gives MQVEGLPPGLGIVQAEGLPIGVLPKTQAARQEFLENLQYDFSSMEAEVRQLRVMMVPWLSKSHIRAFLEMAKKLRAQVQVSFLAKKPPLYNSPRSDSSPAWFPLGTEAPGYLTKGGGKPCSVVVVSFGSECILTQQELTVLALGLEESELPFLFVLLHQMAAALLHGFVERTQRRGLPVTEWAPQLHILAHSSAGALLNNCGWISVSGGLRFEVPFLTLALQYEQSLNAKLIAQELELGVEVRRNEEDDSFSCKAIRTLMEEEEGGQIRFRVQEISRDLTRNDSQVYRVSIHNFVSLIKQKASFK, from the exons ATGCAGGTCGAAGGGCTACCTCCAGGACTAGGGATAGTGCAGGCTGAAGGGCTTCCTATAGGCGTCCTTCCCAAAACGCAAGCTGCTAGGCAGGAGTTTTTGG AAAACTTGCAATATGATTTCAGTAGCATGGAAGCAGAGGTGCGGCAGCTCCGTGTTATGATGGTTCCTTGGCTTTCAAAAAGCCACATCAGAGCCTTCTTAGAGATGGCCAAGAAATTGCGTGCTCAAG TACAGGTTTCCTTCTTGGCCAAGAAGCCACCGTTGTATAATAGTCCCAGATCTGACAGTTCCCCCGCCTGGTTTCCGCTCGGCACGGAAGCACCTGGATATTTAACAAAAGGAGGAGGG AAGCCCTGTTCGGTGGTGGTAGTCTCCTTTGGCAGCGAATGTATTCTCACCCAGCAGGAGCTCACTGTCTTGGCTCTGGGCTTAGAAGAAAGTGAGCTTccttttctctttgttcttctccaCCAGATGGCTGCTGCGCTGCTCCACGGTTTTGTAGAGCGCACGCAAAGAAGAGGACTTCCGGTGACGGAGTGGGCGCCTCAGTTGCACATTTTGGCCCATTCTTCTGCAGGAGCGCTCCTCAATAATTGCGGTTGGATATCAGTATCCGGAGGATTGAGGTTTGAGGTGCCGTTTCTTACTCTTGCACTGCAGTACGAACAGAGCTTGAATGCTAAGCTCATAGCCCAGGAACTCGAGTTAGGGGTGGAAGTCAGGAGAAATGAGGAGGACGATTCTTTTTCGTGTAAAGCTATTCGCACATTAATGGAGGAAGAGGAAGGTGGGCAGATCAGATTTCGCGTTCAAGAGATTAGTAGAGACTTGACCAGGAACGATAGCCAAGTCTATCGGGTAAGCATCCACAATTTCGTTTCTCTAATCAAACAAAAGGCGTCCTTCAAATAG